A stretch of Zymoseptoria tritici IPO323 chromosome 1, whole genome shotgun sequence DNA encodes these proteins:
- a CDS encoding BAR adaptor family protein 1, protein MSWKGFQKTVTRAPQTIKQKFNMGDITKDAIYIDAERRFADLERETKKLHDESQKYFEAINGMLDHQIEFSKACAEIYKPISGRASDPDSYVIDGNPEGIRACEEYENIVQELKASLQPELEMIESRIVKPADELMEIIKVVRKATVKRDHKQLDYDRHNATLKTLQDKKDKSLKDEKALYRAENNVEQATQEYEYFNNLIKEELPQLFRLEKEFIGPLFQSLYYMQLNVFYTLHEKMQSIDIGYFNLTLDIEEAFEAKRGDIQQQVEALGMTKFKTTGGPRRPLKYGPGGTKMLENGKPGGRLAIEDGSASASPARRFSSDSNAAPPAYTASSAYTDSKDLGRANSTGSNWASAAKAKAAPPPPKPKPSKLSAVPGVETVTALYDYEAQAEGDLSFTAGETIEIVSRTDNVNEWWIGKVAGRQGQFPGNYVQVHS, encoded by the exons ATGAGTTGGAAGGGCTTCCAGAAGACGGTGACGAGG GCACCGCAAACGATCAAGCAAAAGTTCAACATGGGCGATATCACCAAAGATGCCATCTACATCGACGCCGAGCGCCGCTTCGCCGACCTAGAACGCGAGACGAAGAAGCTCCACGATGAATCGCAAAAGTACTTCGAAGCTATCAACGGCATGCTCGACCACCAAATCGAGTTCTCCAAAGCCTGCGCCGAGATCTACAAGCCCATCTCCGGTCGCGCCTCGGACCCAGACTCCTATGTTATAGACGGCAACCCGGAAGGCATAAGAGCATGCGAGGAATACGAGAATATTGTGCAAGAATTGAAAGCGAGTCTGCAACCCGAGCTCGAAATGATCGAGTCCCGCATCGTCAAGCCCGCCGACGAACTCATGGAAATTATCAAGGTCGTGCGTAAAGCCACTGTGAAGCGCGACCACAAACAACTCGACTACGATCGACATAACGCCACGCTCAAAACGCTTCAAGACAAGAAGGACAAGTCCCTCAAGGACGAAAAAGCCCTCTATCGTGCGGAAAACAACGTCGAGCAAGCCACACAAGAATACGAGTACTTCAACAACCTCATCAAAGAAGAGCTCCCTCAACTCTTCCGCCTGGAAAAAGAGTTCATTGGTCCTCTTTTCCAGTCGCTCTATTACATGCAACTCAACGTCTTCTACACACTCCACGAGAAAATGCAATCCATCGACATTGGCTACTTCAACCTCACTCTAGACATTGAAGAGGCTTTCGAAGCCAAACGCGGCGACATCCAGCAGCAAGTCGAAGCCCTGGGCATGACGAAATTCAAGACCACCGGCGGACCTCGCAGACCGTTGAAGTACGGCCCTGGAGGCACTAAGATGCTCGAGAATGGCAAGCCTGGCGGCCGATTAGCGATCGAAGACGGTTCAGCGAGTGCCTCCCCTGCTCGCCGGTTCAGCTCCGACTCCAACGCGGCTCCACCCGCATACACCGCCAGCAGCGCTTACACGGATTCCAAAGATCTCGGTCGGGCGAACTCTACAGGCAGCAATTGGGCATCCGCCGCAAAAGCTAAAGCcgcgcctcctcctccaaaaCCGAAGCCTTCGAAATTGAGTGCGGTTCCTGGTGTTGAGACTGTGACGGCATTATACGACTACGAAGCCCAGGCGGAAGGCGATCTGTCGTTTACTGCTGGCGAGACGATTGAAATTGTGTCGAGAACGGATAATGTGAATGAGTGGTGGATAGGAAAGGTAGCAGGACGGCAAGGGCAGTTTCCGGGGAATTATGTGCAGGTCCACTCATAG
- a CDS encoding signal peptide-containing protein (Contains predicted signal peptide.) — protein MRIHTLLTIAFAAIGVSGELVSLDCIPGTGKDAYCAPNGKCCAPQTCHYNECQRTLLTSPTRQGRVLFTDTRKARAKMAATGAIMARSAAPHLDQRDLLSAMTCAFFEGMTLSLRVGSTCERWY, from the exons ATGAGGATCCACACTCTGCTCAccatcgccttcgccgccatcgGTGTATCCGGCGAACTGGTCTCGCTCGACTGTATCCCCGGCACCGGCAAAGATG CATACTGCGCTCCGAACGGCAAGTGCTGCGCTCCGCAGACCTGCCACTACAACGAATGCCAACGTACGCTACTCACATCGCCAACTCGACAGGGAAGGGTCCTTTTTACTGACACTCGCAAGGCACGTGCGAAGATGGCGGCGACTGGTGCGATAATGGCCAGAAGTGCTGCCCCACATCTGGATCAACGGGACCTCCTAAGTGCAATGACGTGTGCGTTCTTTGAGGGTATGACACTTTCTCTCCGTGTTGGGTCTACTTGCGAAAGGTGGTACTGA
- a CDS encoding uncharacterized protein (Contains predicted signal peptide. Predicted membrane localization.), with translation MRPRSLLAFDSCTVLFLAFFSFSDPATAQSPWWNPAAVDYPANAEVPAAVGSWNTEAASAQVTAAASLQSQYTLPASLTASWQTWETWSHWSPTSATPTPTPTRSTWSRSSTLPSSTTAASSSSSSSSSSTLTKPTSSPTHTVMAKGSQTSEPADTRNKYSFSDKGLAILIGVIIIGAAAALLAAALILVHLRKKYTGSYFKAPPGSMHSSMNGGSEGDAESLHNEKTAAQGGVLQDSGAQDGAAQERAARDEAAHGGPWFGGMLHHQTSQNSFSNSVLAAASRVSTPDPARLAHQESQKVLIQEDHVVEDGLHPVERPVSRASYTEADNLLTAAGRPQELEGGGGGAAHTPASELDGAREVPPETAAAAAAAAIAANTNHSSPDYPNYPASHNPHDSSAWPQDRASTPLTAVPVHGNVANNVSAHTYPPYHPVSSSHAPLQEAPSTHDLPLLPSTAFVPPPRPQSRPLVVMQSPTSTTSSERYSALLAPNPNGRGTMPYNLDDADVETNFTCDSTTNLQTPHASFWNRDRWIVPPNPNSPSYLNDTRHRGGVSPLPGRETFNSSPGTPSPGTPGYPNGYPRQSSPLLHQRANGGYRDISPSSSEFLPTPRPDQPRPDRSRREGKAAVLCPTWGELSGFDFDGAAVVERTGEEGEDGEDGWRPAEAADGRYELM, from the coding sequence ATGCGCCCACGCTCTCTACTTGCCTTTGATTCTTGCACAGTTCTTTTCCTGGCTTTCTTTTCCTTTTCTGACCCTGCTACCGCGCAGTCGCCGTGGTGGAATCCCGCCGCCGTCGACTATCCTGCCAACGCCGAGGTTCCGGCGGCCGTAGGCTCTTGGAACACCGAAGCCGCCAGCGCTCAAgtcaccgccgccgcttcGCTCCAGTCACAGTACACCCTTCCAGCGAGCTTGACTGCATCTTGGCAGACGTGGGAGACGTGGTCACACTGGTCACCCACCTCGGCGACACCGACCCCGACTCCGACGCGGAGCACATGGTCGCGGAGCTCGACCCTTCCCTCATCCACGACTGCTGCGAGTAGTAGCTCTAGTAgcagctcctcctccactctcACCAAGCCGACCTCGAGTCCGACTCACACCGTCATGGCCAAGGGATCGCAGACTTCGGAGCCCGCCGACACGAGGAATAAATATTCCTTCAGCGACAAGGGACTTGCCATCCTCATTGGCGTAATCATAATCggtgcggcggcggctcTGCTCGCTGCCGCGCTCATACTGGTACATCTCCGGAAGAAGTACACGGGGTCGTACTTTAAAGCCCCGCCTGGTTCGATGCATTCGTCGATGAATGGAGGCTCGGAAGGCGATGCCGAGTCGCTTCATAATGAGAAGACAGCGGCGCAGGGTGGCGTACTGCAGGATAGCGGTGCGCAGGACGGAGCTGCGCAGGAGAGAGCAGCACGTGATGAAGCAGCGCACGGCGGACCATGGTTTGGCGGCATGCTCCACCATCAGACCTCTCAAAACTCGTTTTCGAACAGCGTGCTGGCAGCGGCTTCTCGCGTCTCGACGCCCGATCCGGCACGGTTGGCGCACCAGGAGAGTCAGAAAGTGTTGATACAAGAGGACCACGTGGTTGAAGATGGGCTCCATCCGGTTGAGAGACCGGTGTCGAGAGCTTCCTACACGGAAGCAGACAACCTGCTTACCGCAGCCGGTCGACCACAAGAGCtggaaggcggcggcggcggagcagCACATACACCCGCATCGGAACTAGACGGCGCCCGCGAAGTCCCTCCCgaaacagcagcagcagcagccgcagccgcaATAGCCGCAAACACCAACCACTCCTCCCCCGACTACCCCAACTACCCCGCCTCGCACAACCCCCACGACTCTTCCGCCTGGCCCCAAGACCGCGCCTCCACCCCTCTAACCGCCGTCCCCGTCCACGGCAACGTAGCCAACAACGTCTCCGCACACACCTACCCGCCCTACCACcccgtctcctcctcccacgcTCCCCTCCAAGAAGCCCCGTCCACCCAcgacctccctctcctcccctccaccgcTTTCGTACCCCCACCTCGCCCTCAATCCCGTCCCTTGGTGGTAATGCAATCCCCCACCTCGACCACTTCTTCCGAACGCTACTCCGCTCTGCTGGCTCCGAATCCCAACGGCAGGGGCACGATGCCCTACAACCTCGACGACGCGGACGTCGAGACGAATTTCACCTGCGACTCGACGACGAATTTGCAGACGCCGCACGCTTCGTTTTGGAATCGCGATCGCTGGATCGTGCCGCCTAACCCCAACTCGCCTTCATACCTCAACGACACCCGCCACCGCGGCGGCGTGTCCCCCCTCCCCGGTCGGGAAACGTTCAACTCCTCCCCTGGAACCCCTTCACCCGGAACACCCGGCTATCCGAATGGTTATCCGCGCCAATCTTCGCCGTTGCTACATCAACGTGCGAACGGAGGGTATAGAGATATATCCCCTTCATCCTCGGAGTTCCTACCCACTCCTCGGCCGGACCAACCTCGACCCGATCGAAGTCGAAGGGAAGGAAAAGCGGCGGTGTTGTGTCCGACGTGGGGCGAACTGTCTGGGTTTGACTTTGATGGGGCAGCGGTCGTGGAGAGGAcgggagaagagggagaggatggagaggatgggtGGAGgccggcggaggcggcggatGGGAGGTATGAGTTGATgtga